In Actinoplanes derwentensis, the following proteins share a genomic window:
- a CDS encoding nucleotidyltransferase domain-containing protein has protein sequence METPITVRQLEAIAAVTALGMEVWLRGGWAMDFFVGRVTRPHRDVDWFAWSRDGDRLTAALTNEGYELLAEPPHDRQLDFVRGELNLSFALTDQDQFGHVIVAGGPWAGQRWPDGMLDWPLGQIGDLRCRIISPAAQIEIKRMMPVWVPGMPRRRKDIDDIALIETAVATCREG, from the coding sequence GTGGAAACACCAATCACCGTCAGGCAACTCGAGGCGATCGCGGCCGTCACTGCTCTTGGCATGGAAGTGTGGCTCCGTGGCGGGTGGGCGATGGACTTCTTCGTCGGGCGGGTGACTCGGCCGCACCGGGATGTGGACTGGTTCGCCTGGTCACGCGATGGAGACCGGCTTACTGCCGCGCTGACGAATGAGGGCTACGAGCTCCTTGCGGAGCCGCCGCACGATCGACAACTCGACTTCGTGCGCGGCGAGCTCAATCTCAGCTTTGCACTCACCGACCAAGACCAGTTTGGGCACGTAATCGTGGCTGGCGGACCCTGGGCAGGCCAGCGGTGGCCGGACGGGATGCTGGACTGGCCCCTCGGGCAGATCGGTGATCTTCGGTGCCGGATCATCAGTCCGGCCGCTCAGATTGAGATCAAGAGGATGATGCCGGTGTGGGTGCCTGGCATGCCGAGAAGACGGAAAGACATTGACGACATCGCACTCATCGAGACGGCGGTCGCCACCTGCCGAGAGGGGTGA
- a CDS encoding Imm53 family immunity protein, translated as MAGPEADFHYYEPDALTWLQGWYATQCDGDWEHEYGVSIETLQFHPCRFGSRCIRMAATRSST; from the coding sequence ATGGCCGGACCCGAAGCCGATTTTCACTACTACGAACCTGACGCGTTGACCTGGCTGCAAGGCTGGTACGCGACGCAATGCGATGGGGACTGGGAACACGAGTACGGCGTGTCGATCGAGACGCTCCAGTTCCATCCGTGCCGTTTCGGTAGTCGTTGTATCCGCATGGCGGCCACACGCAGCTCGACCTGA
- a CDS encoding alpha/beta fold hydrolase: MAFGEQQGERSWVGWVDDRVVNSSVDESGRGNSDAVVLLHGLGTSGWMWHRIAPVLAEEFHVLVPDLPGHGRSDEAWVSLADTVQAVAELIRSRTAARRAHIVGLSLGGYVAALLAANEPAVVRSAVVSGVNVLPFAHPTMMRLAGRIIGPFATSGAMIRANAKALKVPTGDFAGYRRAAKEVKRGTFARVGDEVTVFEVPAEAGSSPCRLLAVAGADENEMVQRSLPLLAKGFARGDARVVPGVGHAWSGEKPDLFTEMIRAHIADADLPPSLHHLAEA, encoded by the coding sequence ATGGCCTTCGGTGAACAGCAGGGGGAGCGGAGTTGGGTCGGGTGGGTGGATGATCGGGTTGTGAATTCCTCTGTGGACGAGTCAGGTCGGGGCAACTCCGACGCCGTGGTCCTGCTGCACGGATTGGGTACCAGCGGTTGGATGTGGCATCGGATAGCGCCGGTGCTCGCGGAGGAATTCCATGTTTTGGTGCCCGACCTGCCGGGCCACGGGCGCAGCGACGAAGCCTGGGTGTCGCTGGCCGACACTGTGCAAGCGGTGGCGGAGCTCATCAGATCCCGTACGGCGGCAAGGCGGGCTCACATCGTTGGCCTGTCGCTCGGCGGCTATGTAGCCGCGCTGCTCGCGGCGAACGAACCAGCCGTGGTGCGCAGTGCTGTCGTCAGCGGTGTGAACGTGCTGCCCTTCGCTCATCCGACGATGATGCGACTGGCCGGCCGGATCATCGGCCCGTTCGCCACGTCCGGGGCGATGATCCGCGCGAACGCGAAGGCGCTCAAGGTGCCCACGGGGGACTTCGCCGGCTACCGGAGAGCGGCCAAGGAGGTGAAGCGGGGGACCTTCGCACGAGTCGGTGACGAGGTCACCGTGTTCGAGGTCCCCGCCGAGGCGGGATCGTCACCGTGCCGCCTGCTGGCCGTCGCCGGAGCGGACGAGAACGAGATGGTGCAGCGGTCGTTGCCGCTCCTGGCCAAGGGGTTCGCGCGAGGCGACGCGCGAGTCGTACCCGGAGTCGGTCATGCCTGGAGCGGCGAGAAACCCGATCTGTTCACTGAAATGATCCGTGCCCACATTGCTGACGCGGACCTTCCCCCGAGCCTCCATCACCTGGCCGAGGCCTGA
- a CDS encoding ISAs1 family transposase, protein MPQSVIPTTDPASSATVGEASFTPSCHGLLELFLAVSDGRSDQGRDHPVAVVLALVAAATVAGLKGYSAMSGWVADVPCHILDGLYTRAEARPAGRPSRSTLWRVCTDTDTDVLDAVIAEWTTTQQTATSTDTPIQVRLDGKTVRGAVDIDGEQLHLLSALAGPPHQGSAAVVIAQAPTDGAKTREPATARALLESLDLRDVTVTADALHTVKATAELIHQQGGHFVLPVKENRHALFDALDALPWTDTPIGHESTDTGHGRTTRRTIRVLPTPPGLPFPHVKQVWLIERYVTHSNGKQSAAAQLGVTSHPAELAGPAELAAFNRGHWAIETLHFIRDTCYREDHSHVRTRSGPRVLASLRNLAINALRLAGRTDITEATRWANRDMTRPFTILGLTR, encoded by the coding sequence GTGCCGCAGTCTGTCATCCCCACCACCGATCCAGCATCGTCGGCGACCGTCGGCGAGGCCTCGTTCACGCCTTCGTGTCACGGTCTGCTGGAATTGTTCCTCGCCGTTTCTGACGGCCGTTCGGACCAGGGCCGTGATCATCCGGTCGCGGTCGTGCTCGCGCTGGTCGCGGCGGCCACGGTAGCCGGTTTGAAGGGCTACAGCGCGATGAGCGGCTGGGTCGCCGACGTGCCCTGCCACATCCTCGACGGCCTGTACACGCGGGCCGAAGCCCGCCCGGCAGGGCGGCCATCACGCTCGACACTCTGGCGGGTCTGCACCGACACCGACACCGATGTCCTGGACGCGGTGATCGCCGAGTGGACCACCACCCAGCAGACCGCCACCAGCACCGACACCCCGATCCAGGTGCGCCTGGACGGCAAGACCGTCCGCGGCGCCGTCGACATCGACGGTGAACAACTGCACCTGCTGTCCGCTCTGGCCGGCCCACCGCACCAGGGATCAGCGGCCGTCGTCATCGCCCAAGCGCCGACCGACGGCGCCAAGACCCGCGAACCGGCCACCGCCCGTGCCCTGCTCGAGTCTCTCGACCTACGCGACGTCACGGTCACCGCCGACGCCCTGCACACCGTCAAAGCCACCGCCGAACTCATCCACCAGCAGGGTGGCCACTTCGTCCTACCGGTCAAAGAGAACCGGCACGCCCTGTTCGACGCCCTCGACGCCCTGCCCTGGACCGACACTCCGATCGGCCACGAGAGCACTGACACCGGGCACGGCCGCACCACCCGCCGCACCATCCGGGTCCTACCCACTCCACCCGGCCTGCCGTTCCCGCACGTCAAACAGGTCTGGCTGATCGAACGCTACGTCACCCACAGCAACGGCAAACAGTCCGCAGCCGCACAACTCGGCGTCACCAGCCACCCCGCCGAACTGGCCGGACCCGCCGAACTGGCCGCGTTCAACCGCGGCCACTGGGCCATCGAAACCCTGCACTTCATCAGGGACACCTGCTACCGCGAGGACCACTCCCACGTCCGCACCCGCTCCGGACCCCGCGTCCTCGCATCGCTACGCAACCTCGCCATCAACGCCCTACGCCTGGCAGGCCGCACCGACATCACCGAAGCCACCCGCTGGGCCAACCGCGACATGACCAGGCCATTCACCATCCTCGGTCTCACCAGATGA